One window from the genome of Yamadazyma tenuis chromosome 7, complete sequence encodes:
- the SUB8_2 gene encoding serine protease (MEROPS:MER0000356; EggNog:ENOG503NUCW; COG:O), which translates to MKLSTLVPLVLAGTTTAAILKDNIANDAAAKFLQPIFKLSDSVKLTPETARPLAPIVNEEKLEDIIPDRYIIVFKKHVSADDVETHKSWVLNEREAIVKSLWAESPDKKPTSAILKLQLKTSELDFFNINDVFRGYYGYLNEELVKVLQADDAIDYIEKDTKVKMNEYDVQKDAPWGLARLSQREVFADAKYQFDNDGGEGVTAYVIDTGIKTDLEEFEGRATWGESVAFPKLKLDGNGHGTHCAGIIGSKTYGVAKKVNLVAVSVMNLLGSGLTSDIIKGIEFVVNDHNEKVSSMKKGFKGSVINMSLGGSSSDSLDMAINAATNAGLHIAVAAGNDNADACEYSPARATGPITVGATNIQDSRASFSNWGGCVDIFAPGEDILSTYIFGGTTTMSGTSMASPQVAGLLAYYLSLQPDINSEFSKGLLAPADLKQKVIKYGTKGIIQNIEDAQSPNILAFNGAVPGTGLDDGVMMRLAFSTLLLALTSFASADHTTATSSESTVSVNSLDVEFLTKLVSDVSNHGAAYFMFSRTAGINIPKYFGSLVDELGSYSNDDYTTLLRAADFPITSVEHFATKLDWYSSRLAVSGINKKDETTSSDGAYKAFKIPIGLAVAAGMVGLL; encoded by the exons ATGAAGTTATCTACTTTAGTACCATTAGTTCTTGCTGGAACCACCACTGCCGCTATACTTAAAGATAACATCGCCAATGATGCTGCTGCCAAGTTTTTGCAACCTATTTTCAAACTCTCTGATCTGGTCAAATTGACTCCTGAAACCGCAAGACCCTTGGCTCCTATTGTGAATGAAgagaagcttgaagatatcattCCCGATAGATACATTATTGTTTTCAAGAAACATGTTAGtgctgatgatgttgaGACCCACAAGTCCTGGGTTCTCAATGAGCGTGAAGCAATAGTCAAGTCCTTGTGGGCCGAATCTCCTGACAAGAAACCTACGTCTGCTATCTTGAAACTCCAGTTGAAGACGTCTGAattggactttttcaacatcaacgaCGTGTTTAGAGGCTACTACGGATACTTAAACGAAGAGTTGGTTAAGGTGCTTCAAGCCGACGATGCTATTGACTACATTGAGAAGGACACTaaggtgaagatgaacGAATACGATGTTCAAAAAGATGCTCCTTGGGGTCTTGCCAGGTTAAGTCAGCGTGAAGTTTTCGCCGATGCCAAGTACCAGTTCGATAACGACGGTGGTGAAGGTGTAACTGCCTACGTCATTGATACTGGTATCAAAACGGAccttgaagagtttgaaggtAGAGCCACCTGGGGAGAATCGGTTGCTTTCCCTAAACTAAAGCTCGATGGAAATGGACACGGTACCCATTGTGCTGGTATCATTGGTTCCAAGACGTATGGGGTGGCCAAAAAGGTGAATCTTGTAGCGGTTTCAGTGATGAACTTATTGGGAAGTGGATTAACATCGGATATCATCAAGGGTATTGAATTCGTTGTTAATGACCACAACGAGAAGGTCAGCTCGATGAAAAAGGGGTTCAAAGGCTCGGTTATCAACATGTCTTTAGGAGGTTCCAGTCTGGATTCTTTGGACATGGCTATTAATGCTGCCACAAATGCTGGGTTGCACattgctgttgctgctggtaACGACAATGCTGATGCTTGTGAATACTCTCCTGCCAGAGCCACTGGGCCAATCACCGTGGGTGCCACCAACATCCAAGACTCTCGTGCTagcttctccaactggGGTGGATGTGTTGATATCTTTGCTCCTGGTGAAGATATCTTATCGACCTATATTTTTGGCGGAACCACCACGATGTCTGGTACGTCGATGGCGTCGCCTCAAGTAGCCGGATTATTAGCCTACTACTTATCGTTACAACCAGATATCAATTCCGAATTCTCTAAGGGATTGTTAGCGCCTGCTGAtttgaaacaaaaggtGATCAAGTATGGTACCAAGGGCATAATTCAGaatattgaagatgctCAAAGTCCAAACATCTTGGCTTTCAATGGGGCTG TACCTGGAACTGGGCTAGATGATGGTGTAAT GATGAGATTGGCCTTTTCGACATTATTATTGGCTCTCACGTCGTTCGCCTCAGCAGACCACACCACTGCAACTTCTTCCGAGTCTACCGTTAGTGTCAATTCCTTGGACGTAGAGTTCCTTACGAAATTGGTTAGTGATGTTAGCAACCATGGGGCTGCCTATTTCATGTTTCTGAGAACAGCTGGAATCAACATCCCCAAATACTTTGGATCACTCGTGGATGAGTTGGGATCTTACAGCAATGATGACTATACCACTTTGTTGAGAGCTGCCGACTTTCCCATCACATCG
- a CDS encoding uncharacterized protein (EggNog:ENOG503P774; COG:S), which yields MFSNKVIFSLAAATIALGASTTNPYATFPSVPHTASINGFADRIYADLPSCAQACVKQDTGITPCPYWDTGCLCVITNWSGEVADCVASACAGSEVGTFTSLATSLCSSAGVPSPYLFLPDSASAALISAASRGGATTTAESSAAAATTSSPPATTEEATSAAATTGVTTSAPSTEENTAVAASSAASSAANEGDDDDDDDDESSAPASSAPASSVASAEPSVATQSGAAGIKGVSVIAGLAAVVALL from the coding sequence ATGTTTTCTAACAAGGTTATTTTTTCATTAGCTGCCGCTACTATCGCTTTGGGTGCATCTACCACCAATCCATACGCCACATTCCCAAGTGTTCCTCATACTGCCTCCATCAATGGTTTCGCCGACAGGATCTACGCTGACTTGCCAAGCTGTGCCCAAGCATGTGTTAAGCAAGATACTGGTATTACTCCATGTCCATACTGGGATACCGGATGTTTGTGTGTCATAACCAACTGGAGTGGTGAAGTCGCTGACTGTGTTGCCTCTGCCTGTGCTGGCAGTGAAGTCGGTACTTTTACTTCCTTGGCCACTTCTCTTTGTTCCTCTGCTGGTGTGCCTTCACCATACTTGTTTCTTCCAGACTCAGCTTCTGCAGCTTTAATTTCTGCAGCTTCCCGAGGAggtgccaccaccactgctGAAtcttctgctgctgccgCCACCACTTCTTCTCCTCCAGCCACCACAGAAGAAGCTACTTCCGCTGCCGCCACCACTGGAGTCACAACTTCAGCTCCAAGCACCGAAGAAAACactgctgttgctgcttcttctgctgcttcttctgctgctaatgaaggtgatgacgatgatgatgatgatgatgaatcTTCTGCCCCTGCTTCTTCTGCCCCCGCTTCTTCTGTCGCCTCCGCTGAACCATCTGTTGCTACCCAGTCAGGTGCTGCTGGTATCAAGGGTGTGTCAGTTATTGCTGGTTTGGCTGCCGTTGTTGCTTTGCTCTAA